DNA from Triticum aestivum cultivar Chinese Spring chromosome 7D, IWGSC CS RefSeq v2.1, whole genome shotgun sequence:
tatccccattgaggtgtgaaGAGGCCTCCAAGACATAGCTATAGTATGGCTAACTAAGCTTTTCAACCTTATTTTTCTGGCAAACAAGATGCCAGGAGAATGTAGACAGAGTATATTAGTACAAATCTTCAAGAACTAGGGGGACGTTCAGAGGTGtgctaattaccgtggaattaagctgatgagccatacattgaagctatgggagagagtcactGATCACCGCTTAAGAAGTATGACAAcggtgaccaaaaatcagtttggtttcatgcttgggaggtcgaccatggaagccattttcttggtacgacaactcaTGGAGAGATACAGAGAGCAAAAggaggacttgcatatggtgtttatTGACTTAGAGAAGGCCtacgataagataccgcggaatgtcatgcggtgggccttggagaaacacaaagtctcagcaaagtacattacccttgtcaaggacatgtatgataatgttgtgacaagtgttcaaacaagtgatggcgacactgatgacttcccgattaaagTAGGACTGCACCAGGGGTCAACTTTGAGCCCTTACCTTTTCGCTCtagtgatggatgaggtcacaagggatataagAGGAGATAtaccatggtgtatgctctttgcagatgatgtggtgctagccgatgatagtcggacgggggtcaataggaagttagagctatggagacaaactttggaatcgaaaggttttagacttagtagaactaaaaccaagTACATGAGGTGCgatttcagtactactaggcaaaaggaggagggggaggttagccttgatggacaGGTGGTGCCTCAAAAGGACCTATTTAGATATATAGGGTGTATGCTGCAAAAGAATGGGGAtatcgatgaagacgtgaatcatcaaatcaaagccggatggatgaagtagcgccaagcttctggcattctctgtgacaagagagtgccacgaaatctaaaaggcaagttctataggatGGCGGTTCAacctgcaatgttgtatggcgctgagtgttggtcggctaaaaggcaacatgttcaacagttagatgtgacggagatgcgcatgttgagatggacgtgtggccacacaaggaacgaccaagtccggaatgatgatataggagatagagttggggtagcgtTGATTGAAGAGAAGCTTCTCCAACATCGTCTGATATAGTTTGGGCATATTCAGTGCAGGCCTCTAGAAGCGTCGGTGCATAGCGGATAGCTAAAGCGTGCCAATAATGTCAAGAGATGTCGGGGTAGaccgaacttgacatgggaggagtccgtaaagagggATCTGAAGGACTGGAGTATCAACTGAGAACTAGCCATGGATAGCGGTGCTtgaaagcttgctatccatgtgccagaaccacgagttggttgcaagatcttatgggtttcacctctaccctaccccaacttgttttggactaaagactttgttataATAAAATAAGCCCTCAAATAAATGCATGCCGTCCATCTATTTATGATGGAAAATCCACTTATCTTGATAGAAAAGAAAACATTAATAACAAAAATCCATACATGTTGGCGGATCATTCATAAGTACCAAAACAAAGACAAGTCATACTATTATCCTTTCACAAAACACATTAAATGGAGATCTTCTAGATACAACAAGATACAGTGCATTGGAGGacttatatataaatatatatttaATGCTCATGATATAGCTTAAGATATCATGTAATAAGAGTGCCCTGAAGATCTGAAAAATGAGACGGTCCAAGCATCTATAAATGTAGGGTCTATCCCAAACTCCAGTCTTCAGTATTCACATCTTTGTGAAATGACTGTAAGAAGGATCACCATGCTGATTGCTCTTCTCGTTGTTTTGCTCGCCTTTTCAGGTATGAGAAGCCCAATCATCCATCTATGTCATATATATCCTTCATCTTGAGACGATTAATATATCCAACATACGACTAACACCAAGTTGGTTGGTAAATACGTACCAGGATGCCCAGAGAAAGACTATTAATCAGTAGTTTGCACTTTTTATCCTCTTTTTTGTACTTGAGTTACTAACTTCGTGTTTGGTTTGAACAACAGGCCCAATCAAAGGAGAAGATGACTTGGGCGGAGGTGATGGCGGTGACTTGGCCCCTCCTCCTAATCCAGGGGGCAGTCATTTgtctcctccacctcctccatctCCAAAGAgccatccacctccacctccaaaGACTGATttggctcctcctccacctcctccatctCCAAAGACCAATCCACCTCCACCTGCACCGATCCAGCCGCCACCAGGACCCTGTGCGGAAGTGAGGTCGTACAGAGGGCCGTGCGTCAACATGGTTTGCGCTGCCGCTTGTATCGCAGAGTTGCATCAGGGCGGCCACTGTCGTGGGCATATTTTTACTGGTGGTTGCTATTGTTTCGTGTGTTCGGTAGCAAAGTCTGGCCCATCATTACATTGATGCGGAGCATGCAGAATGTGGTTATATGTTTTCGATTGGTTCGATCAAATAATAAAGGATGTGGTGATTACAGTGTTTCTCTTTGTATGAAAAATAACTGAATAGGCTTTCTACTTTATTCGAGTGTCTAGAACAGGTTTGACCACTCTACGATAATGTTTCTAAGGGGATATTCAAGATCCACACACCCAACGGTTGAATTATCTTCTTTGTCCTGGCAGAAACTATCTTTTAGCTACTGGGGCGCCTATACTCCCTTACTGGATTTGCTTGTTGTGGGAAATTCCACCTCTTGTTCATACCCCTGTTTTGACCCAACGCATGAGTGCCCACAAGTTTTTTCTTATGCTGAATTGCTGATTCACTGCTTCATTAATCAGGAATATGCGCTTTAAATTTGACAGGACTACCCAGTTAAAATTCTGGAATAATAGTAAAACAGGAAGCAATTCTGCTGCTAATAGtgcacttagagcatctccaataaacGGTCCATATATAAAAATAACTAATTTTTGGAGCTTCGAGAGCAAAAAGAGTTGCTTCAACAGACGGTCCATATGTAAAAAAAGTTGAACCACCGCCTCCTGGAGATGTAAAATTGAAAACTTCATGATGCAAATTTACATGACGAGATACAAGTATACAACTGATGTAAAACCGTGGCCGCACGCCAAACGAACAACAGCCACTTCATTCCCCTTCTGCCTCGCGACCGCCCGCCCGcgacccgcccgccgccgctccccgctcggccgccgccccgccacaGCTCTCCGACGCCACCCCGCCGCGATTCAACCCCTCTtgggccgccgcgccgcgccgccccatcGCGTCCGCCTCTGCTTCGGCCGCCtccgccccgccccgaccccgtccgcctcctctccggccacctcagcccggccccgctccgtccgcctcctctccggccGCCTCCGCCTCTGGTCCGTCCGCCGCCCTGCTCCGTCCGCCGCCCTGCTCCGTCCGCCTCCGCCCCGCGCCACACGCCACCACCcgctcggccaccgcccaaactcGCTCCCCGCTAGGCCGCTGTCCGCTCCTCGATGAGCTGAAGAAAATGCAGAAGGGCTAGTCTGATTTCTTCGGCCTGAGGGCGAAGCCCTCCGGAAACTTCGGAGTGGAGTTCTTCGACGTCGGGCGGTGTTGGTGGCTCGGCACGTATCCCACCGCCGATGAGGCCGCGCGTGCctacgacgcggcggtgtggcgtGCCGAACGGCCAAAAAGGGACCTCAACTTCCCGGAGGTCGAGTCCCAGGTAGTGGTGTAGTGGCTCCTGCCGCATGGCATCCGGATGGAGATGTcggggaagaaggcgaagaagagaCCGACGGTTGTCGTCACTCCCGGCGAGAGCGACGAGGCGACGATTGTTCGGTTTGCGCGAGAGCATTCGCAGTACCTCCAGGCCGAGCTGGAGCACTACCAGAAGCGTGACGTCGAGGCGAAAAAGAAGGGGGTGAAGAAGGAGGACGAGGCCAGCCCCTCGACTGTGATCCTTATCGAGTCGTCGGATGAGGACTGGGGTGActccgaggaggaggatgaggggtGTGATGACCCGACCAAGGACAAGTTCTGGGAGCAGTTCCGCAGCTCCAACGACGAGGAGTAGTTTCATCTAGTAGTTCGAATAAGTAGTAGTTGAATTTGTGAATGAAACTATGTTGAATTTCATGTTTGAACTATGTTGAGATGAAGTAGTAGTTGGTCATTTTAATCTTcgttttggaccatctgttggagttgctcttttatTTACATCTCTGTTTTGGACCATCCGTTGGAGTTGAGCCTTTTTCAAAGATGTAAAAAGCATTTTTTGGTGCTCCAAATTTGGACCATCATCGGTTTGGACCACCAAAATATACattatctattggagatgctcttatatagTACGTATAGAAGTGCATCATACTTCTCCTGTTGGACACCCACAAGTCAGCCAATGTATAATACCGAAAACCAACACGGAAATTTGTGAAGATGGAAATTGGAAATTTAGGATGCCAACTTCTTTTAAATACAAAACTGAAGGTCAAAGAGTCTGCACATTGTTCCCTTGTTTTTTTTAAGGAGGAAGACCCCTGGCCTCTACATCTGGACGATGTATGcatccattttattaattattcacaaaagaccttacaaagaaatacaacagtaagtccgaaaccaccgtctaggcaacatctgtcgctactcctatccagttgatgaagggatgctgatagttcGGGCCTAATACCAGAGacctcgcagccaagcctaacatctaagacctaatGCCTCAACCTAGCCACTTTTCGGGtttggggcacacactggtccgatGCGCTCTCAGAGGCCACCGCCGCCAACTatcaccgctccatcttcagagttgtactgacgCATCATCCTTGCTCGGTCTAGTTGTcctcgacgccaccacggcgcccaacggcaccacctccctgcgcgcaaacagttGAGCACGTCGCGATTGCCACTGATATAGatcagcaccatgctgccaagtaccaccagccgacacagttTGAAGTCTTttgaagatctgtcgtgcgtagcacctgtcggtcaggcatgacttgacatctccaccgaagttccatgcaagacgaagccgctccacctcgtgcatgtgtcttccagcgctgctccacaaacgatgctcccaagagagaaacgacaccgcagtgccgccatcgtccgatctggaacaccagatcctagggtttcccctggagcagcacgagtgggtcgacagtagttacacgacgatgccttcccatcaaggtaacggcgtagaacgCCTCCATCAACtgtcgtcggctcggttttcatcggcaaccatgtctccccaactcgcagccgggactagatgatgaaTCTCGAGATATCCGATCACCAAGCCTCTAGCTGGCCACCTtcgacgaagaagatgaccaccaccactggCCAGTGAGACGACGCGAGGTGAAGTAGGGCACTGCCAGCATGCGT
Protein-coding regions in this window:
- the LOC123170801 gene encoding proline-rich protein HaeIII subfamily 1-like produces the protein MTVRRITMLIALLVVLLAFSGPIKGEDDLGGGDGGDLAPPPNPGGSHLSPPPPPSPKSHPPPPPKTDLAPPPPPPSPKTNPPPPAPIQPPPGPCAEVRSYRGPCVNMVCAAACIAELHQGGHCRGHIFTGGCYCFVCSVAKSGPSLH